In Bacillus sp. DX3.1, one genomic interval encodes:
- a CDS encoding DUF6262 family protein produces the protein MVEYDRSAHLKAIHANRKANTYQKVDKAIKRLIKANEKINFNSVSSEANVSKATLYNNKDFRSRIETLREQQSQVPTPKQVKREMNESNKDALLASLKRKNKKLEEENKQLREQLKVAYADVYKKL, from the coding sequence ATGGTCGAATATGATCGTTCTGCACATTTGAAAGCGATTCATGCCAACCGTAAGGCTAACACCTATCAGAAGGTAGATAAGGCCATTAAAAGGCTTATAAAGGCTAATGAAAAAATAAACTTTAACAGTGTATCCAGTGAAGCTAATGTATCAAAAGCAACACTCTATAACAACAAGGACTTCCGTTCCAGGATCGAAACATTACGAGAACAGCAATCACAAGTACCTACACCCAAACAAGTAAAACGAGAAATGAACGAAAGCAATAAGGATGCCCTTCTCGCCTCTCTAAAAAGGAAGAACAAAAAATTGGAGGAAGAAAACAAGCAACTTAGAGAACAGCTGAAAGTAGCTTATGCAGATGTTTACAAAAAGTTATGA
- the dltC gene encoding D-alanine--poly(phosphoribitol) ligase subunit DltC produces MSEFKDQVLNILEEVCENDIVKDNPDVQLFEEGILDSFGTVSLLVEFQERLDIEVSISDFDRDEWATPNMIIKKLKDMQ; encoded by the coding sequence ATGTCTGAATTTAAAGATCAAGTATTAAATATTTTAGAAGAAGTATGTGAAAATGATATCGTAAAAGATAACCCAGATGTGCAATTATTTGAAGAAGGGATTCTAGATTCTTTTGGTACAGTATCCTTATTAGTAGAATTTCAAGAACGTTTAGACATTGAAGTCTCTATTTCTGATTTCGATCGTGATGAATGGGCGACACCAAACATGATTATTAAAAAATTGAAAGATATGCAATAA
- a CDS encoding zinc ribbon domain-containing protein YjdM, with protein MSNLPNCPKCNSEYTYEDGNLFVCPECAHEWTLESETENSEDTKVIKDANGNVLNDGDSVTVIKDLKVKGTSSVVKIGTKVKSIRLVDGDHDIDCKIDGFGAMKLKSEFVKKV; from the coding sequence ATGTCTAATTTACCAAATTGCCCAAAATGTAATTCAGAATACACTTACGAGGATGGGAATCTTTTTGTTTGTCCAGAATGTGCTCATGAGTGGACTTTAGAATCAGAAACTGAAAATAGTGAAGATACAAAGGTAATCAAAGATGCAAATGGAAATGTTTTAAACGATGGTGATTCTGTAACAGTAATTAAAGACCTCAAAGTAAAAGGAACTTCATCAGTCGTAAAAATAGGTACAAAAGTAAAAAGTATCCGTTTAGTTGATGGAGATCATGATATTGATTGCAAAATTGATGGTTTTGGAGCCATGAAATTAAAATCTGAATTTGTTAAAAAGGTATAA
- a CDS encoding IS4 family transposase, translated as MKKLSSSQVFRLLSEELQRVFSPQALTELAKQTQFVQRNSKFRAQDLSALCIGMGQDIASYSLARLCGNLESETGVLMSPEGLNLRLNAQAVEFLRSLFSQLLQKQLLSMTSLYSSFSAYFRRIRILDATTFQVSDQLATAYPGSGGSGKASGVKIQLEYDLLSGQFLHVEVGPGKQNDVNYGKEIQHTVDLQDLCIRDLGYFSLIDLDAIQQKGAYYLSRLKMNTKIFQKNEHVLTFKNGSIKKKYQYTMIDLEAIMNQLQPGECYEIPVVYIGRSYGLPARAVIYRLTPEQEAQRRKDRAYKEKKKNMTFSDRTKKLQGINVYVTNIPSEYVSKEAIHEFYSLRWQIEIIFKTWKSIFHIHHNTNVKKERLECHIYGKLIALLLSSTVMFQMRQLLLVKKQKELSEWKAMYMIHDYFRTLYRHIQLQSIQLTKSFLRLFHLLDKNGRKSHRYRKKTVFDILGIAYEQHLSK; from the coding sequence ATGAAAAAACTATCTAGTTCTCAAGTGTTTCGACTGCTTTCAGAGGAATTACAACGCGTCTTTTCACCACAAGCATTAACAGAGCTTGCCAAACAAACTCAGTTTGTTCAACGTAACAGTAAATTCAGGGCACAAGATTTATCTGCCTTATGTATTGGGATGGGACAAGACATTGCGAGTTATTCTCTGGCTAGACTATGTGGAAATTTGGAATCAGAAACCGGCGTCCTGATGAGTCCAGAAGGACTAAATCTAAGGTTGAATGCACAAGCAGTGGAATTTTTACGCTCTTTATTCTCACAGTTATTACAAAAACAATTGTTATCCATGACATCTCTCTATTCCTCTTTTTCAGCATATTTTCGTCGTATTCGGATTTTAGATGCCACCACGTTTCAAGTCTCGGATCAACTTGCGACGGCTTATCCTGGTTCAGGAGGAAGTGGAAAGGCTTCTGGCGTAAAAATACAGTTAGAATACGATTTGCTGAGTGGGCAATTTTTACATGTTGAAGTGGGGCCAGGTAAACAAAATGATGTGAATTATGGGAAAGAGATTCAACATACTGTTGATTTACAAGATTTATGCATACGAGATTTAGGGTATTTTAGTTTAATTGATTTAGATGCAATCCAACAAAAAGGGGCGTACTATTTATCTCGATTAAAAATGAACACCAAAATATTTCAAAAAAATGAGCATGTTCTTACCTTTAAAAACGGATCCATTAAGAAAAAATATCAATACACAATGATTGACTTAGAAGCCATCATGAATCAGTTACAGCCGGGTGAATGTTATGAAATTCCTGTTGTTTATATCGGTCGGAGTTATGGACTTCCAGCACGAGCCGTGATTTACAGACTAACCCCTGAGCAAGAAGCACAACGTAGAAAAGATCGTGCATACAAAGAGAAAAAGAAGAATATGACTTTTAGCGATCGAACCAAAAAACTGCAAGGAATCAATGTGTACGTTACCAATATTCCATCGGAATATGTCTCAAAAGAAGCCATTCATGAATTCTACTCCCTTCGTTGGCAAATCGAAATCATTTTTAAAACATGGAAATCTATTTTTCATATTCATCACAATACAAATGTAAAAAAGGAACGGTTAGAGTGTCATATCTATGGAAAGTTAATTGCGCTCTTATTATCCTCTACTGTGATGTTTCAAATGAGGCAATTATTACTGGTCAAGAAACAAAAAGAGTTAAGTGAATGGAAAGCCATGTATATGATTCACGATTACTTTCGAACATTATATCGCCATATACAACTTCAATCGATCCAGTTAACAAAAAGTTTTCTTCGCTTGTTCCATTTACTTGATAAAAATGGACGGAAATCGCATCGATATCGAAAGAAAACGGTGTTTGATATTTTAGGTATTGCATACGAACAACATCTATCCAAGTAA